One region of Halohasta litchfieldiae genomic DNA includes:
- a CDS encoding HVO_2922 family protein translates to MAQPTSDNVLLDWYSRRIGEPATSDEVTGYWLFVAGIVLGMAGVALFFGTTAATESRGLAYGLVALAPPFVLLGATIRFPLRRAATTLGYSGAILSSIAVVWFVAIFPGGWAVTTGQTGVIVLYAVGIVATGLAGTIIPLLTEPLLTESQKATYAKASADSAGEIAAANERTEDLEAETEELEAEVDDLQTAADESRQSAARFELFADNGGKFRWRLRHRNGNIIADSSQGYTALHNAQKGMQSVRRNALGAGTLRIEPEPDAESEDDPVPEDADEPIVAVPAAVDEVDSKATFEQFTDKAGESRWRLRHDNGNIIADSGEGYSSKSGAKKSIDRLKEYVGPADYLWFDPAGFEVYRDNANEWRWRLVHRNGNILADGGEGYSRRHDASRAVDRIRERVDELTFSISEDSAGEFRWRLQNDGGEILGDSGEGYSSQREAQNAVNRVKNHASDADTLEIGVAAFEIYEDNEGKFRWRLRHRNGNILADCGDGYANRSKARDGIESVKRNAPGAATE, encoded by the coding sequence ATGGCACAACCGACATCGGATAACGTCTTGCTGGACTGGTACAGTCGACGGATCGGCGAGCCCGCTACGAGCGACGAGGTGACAGGCTACTGGCTGTTCGTTGCGGGGATCGTCCTCGGGATGGCGGGGGTCGCCCTGTTTTTCGGCACTACGGCGGCAACCGAGAGCCGTGGCCTCGCCTATGGGCTCGTGGCGCTGGCACCGCCGTTCGTCCTGCTCGGGGCAACTATTCGGTTTCCGCTCCGACGAGCCGCGACCACGCTTGGGTATAGTGGAGCGATCCTCAGTTCCATTGCGGTGGTCTGGTTCGTCGCGATCTTCCCCGGCGGCTGGGCCGTGACGACGGGGCAGACGGGTGTTATCGTTCTCTACGCCGTCGGCATCGTCGCTACCGGGCTCGCGGGCACGATCATTCCGCTACTCACCGAACCACTGTTGACCGAATCACAGAAGGCAACCTACGCCAAGGCTTCCGCCGACTCGGCCGGGGAGATCGCGGCAGCCAACGAGCGCACCGAGGACCTCGAAGCCGAAACCGAGGAGCTTGAAGCCGAGGTCGACGACCTCCAGACGGCGGCCGACGAAAGCCGGCAGAGTGCCGCCCGATTCGAGCTGTTTGCCGACAACGGTGGCAAATTCCGCTGGCGGCTCCGCCACCGCAACGGCAACATTATCGCCGACTCCAGTCAGGGGTACACCGCGCTCCACAACGCCCAAAAGGGCATGCAGAGCGTCCGACGGAACGCACTCGGTGCGGGCACCCTCCGAATCGAACCCGAGCCGGACGCTGAGAGCGAGGACGACCCAGTCCCCGAGGACGCCGACGAACCGATTGTCGCTGTTCCGGCGGCCGTCGACGAGGTCGACAGCAAAGCGACCTTCGAGCAGTTCACCGACAAGGCCGGAGAGAGTCGGTGGCGGCTCCGCCACGACAACGGCAATATCATCGCCGACTCGGGTGAGGGCTACAGCTCGAAATCCGGAGCGAAAAAATCCATCGACCGGCTCAAAGAGTACGTCGGTCCGGCCGACTACCTCTGGTTCGATCCCGCCGGATTCGAGGTCTACCGCGACAACGCAAACGAATGGCGCTGGCGGCTTGTCCATCGCAACGGCAACATCCTCGCCGACGGTGGCGAGGGCTACAGCCGTCGACACGACGCCAGCCGAGCCGTCGACCGGATTCGCGAGCGGGTCGACGAACTCACGTTTTCAATCTCCGAGGACAGCGCCGGCGAGTTCCGCTGGCGGCTCCAGAACGACGGCGGCGAGATTCTCGGCGACAGCGGCGAGGGCTACAGCTCCCAGCGGGAAGCCCAAAACGCCGTCAACCGTGTCAAAAACCACGCTTCCGACGCTGACACACTCGAAATCGGTGTCGCGGCCTTCGAAATATACGAAGACAACGAAGGAAAATTCCGCTGGCGGCTCCGCCACCGCAACGGCAACATCCTCGCCGACTGTGGCGACGGATACGCGAACCGAAGCAAAGCCCGCGATGGGATCGAGAGCGTGAAACGCAACGCGCCCGGTGCCGCCACCGAATAG